The proteins below come from a single Solea solea chromosome 6, fSolSol10.1, whole genome shotgun sequence genomic window:
- the LOC131460756 gene encoding uncharacterized protein LOC131460756 yields the protein MNACGDGVHVGRNRPCFQLLPMGDVPTATQLSNADMEWLDFAWYLGIEESEYVDLMYHLQHSRGDDIFNIFQHEDLDDDDNLDDIDNVPYIADDEDDLSDIEEEPGPGGEVGFNRDLDEDNNMMDGGSDERSRDLGLDFEEGTNGHIGWWSEFDDTDIDSDVENNRDTSDAAVVEEDDPLPGDMNSWDPGDGRIDENTRGDGDNREDSANSGDSSNPNNVDSGHSRNDKTTQNCPGRNARSDTAVAEEEPLPCSSKKRSREMDEQGPEASCSKRFRWCSEFDDHDSDGSLDEVFSGDFSDPNCASADSGHGSNVKSCHNPSDRNTGTEEESPPAPSKNRSREENEASEKRLRSRNESETESAESIAVVEEDPQSGKSRRDYENSPHFSDSNACSEAAVAEELPAPSKRKYEQDSEARRSKLFKCCNQFVDSDSDSNMVHANVLCFCHPNSADLCNTPTPPLRHAGSDAEEEPLSAPSKKRSREQNEGSNKRFSCLVEFNDSDSDSDTASVYSAAVATEHLLPGNTDNADSGSNRSDGNTQCDALNTDHANSRASSVSNSSGSGYSGNGRNTLNHPDRKAGPSAVVAEKELPALPKVRLREDNEGSNRLFRWMIEFDVAEGDMDSVYSAVVAEEDLVPGYMYSRLCNTQGDGLNTDHASSRDFCVPMSSGAGYTDDHPFRNTHSKAVVAEEEALPALSWKRSRAEDEDSDAISSKRVRWCNEFDDQHSDGSTDTTHSEYSNSLGRYKNCQNHSLRNAGFDAVVTEDEFLLSATRKRSMERDEQDSEASSSKRFRSCHELDEGVPDGANTGHYSNNQYRPGRNAGSDCAEAELLSAPFKKRSREKDEQDSDTSNNKFRWCDEFSDTDGADLGAEVTEENLCLAHPGKRQEGIKEPFRLCCWSCRGKAPAKSNPNEIKKAE from the exons ATGAATGCCTGCGGAGATGGAGTTCACGTCGGTAGAAATC GTCCATGTTTTCAACTGTTACCAATGGGAGACGTGCCGACAGCTACTCAGCTCAGCAATGCGGACATGGAATGGTTGGATTTTGCGTGGTATCTGGGAATCGAGGAGTCTGAATATGTCGACCTAATGTACCACTTGCAACACAGCAGAGGTGACGATATTTTCAACATATTCCAACATGAAGACCTCGATGACGATGACAACCTCGATGATATTGACAACGTCCCCTACATTGCGGACGACGAAGATGACCTCAGTGACATTGAAGAAGAGCCTGGTCCTGGTGGAGAGGTCGGCTTTAACCGGGATTTAGACGAAGACAACAACATGATGGATGGGGGATCTGATGAGAGGTCAAGAGACCTCGGTTTGGACTTTGAGGAAGGTACAAACGGACACATTGGGTGGTGGAGTGAATTTGATGACACTGACATAGACAGCGACGTGGAGAATAACAGAGACACAAGCGATGCAGCAGTCGTCGAAGAAGACGACCCACTGCCTGGCGACATGAACAGTTGGGACCCTGGTGACGGACGTATAGATGAGAACACTCGAGGTGACGGAGACAACAGAGAGGACAGTGCCAACTCTGGAGATTCAAGCAATCCCAATAATGTAGATTCTGGCCATAGTAGAAATGATAAGACTACTCAAAATTGTCCAGGCAGAAATGCACGTTCTGATACTGCGGTTGCTGAAGAAGAACCCCTGCCATGTTCATCAAAGAAAAGGTCCAGAGAGATGGATGAACAGGGGCCTGAGGCAAGTTGCAGCAAACGATTCAGGTGGTGCAGTGAGTTTGATGACCACGACAGTGACGGCAGCTTAGACGAGGTCTTTTCAGGAGACTTTAGTGACCCCAACTGTGCCAGTGCAGATTCTGGACATGGAAGTAATGTTAAGAGTTGTCACAATCCATCAGACAGAAATACAGGTACTGAAGAAGAATCTCCGCCAGCTCCATCCAAGAACAGGTCAAGAGAGGAGAATGAAGCAAGCGAGAAACGATTAAGGAGTCGGAATGAGTCTGAAACGGAGAGTGCTGAGTCGATAGCGGTTGTCGAGGAGGACCCACAGTCTGGCAAAAGTAGAAGAGATTATGAGAATAGTCCACATTTTTCAGACAGTAATGCATGTTCAGAAGCTGCGGTTGCTGAAGAACTACCAGCTCCATCCAAGAGAAAGTATGAACAGGACTCTGAAGCACGGAGAAGCAAACTCTTCAAGTGTTGCAATCAGTTTGTCGACTCGGACAGTGATAGCAATATGGTCCATGCCAATGTTCTATGCTTTTGTCATCCCAACAGTGCAGATTTGTGCAATACCCCAACTCCTCCACTCAGACATGCAGGTTCTGATGCTGAAGAAGAACCCCTGTCGGCTCCATCCAAGAAAAGGTCAAGAGAGCAGAACGAAGGAAGCAACAAACGATTCAGTTGTTTGGTTGAGTTTAATGATtcagacagtgacagtgacacggCCAGTGTTTACTCCGCAGCAGTTGCCACGGAACACCTATTGCCTGGCAATACAGACAATGCTGACTCTGGCAGCAATAGATCAGATGGAAATACTCAATGTGATGCTCTTAACACAGACCATGCCAACTCCAGAGCCTCGAGTGTCTCCAACAGTTCAGGTTCTGGCTATAGTGGGAATGGCAGGAATACTCTGAATCATCCAGACAGAAAGGCAGGTCCCAGTGCTGTGGTTGCTGAGAAAGAACTGCCAGCTTTGCCCAAGGTGAGGTTAAGAGAGGATAATGAAGGAAGCAACAGACTATTCAGGTGGATGATTGAGTTTGATGTGGCCGAGGGTGACATGGACAGTGTGTACTCTGCAGTGGTTGCTGAGGAAGACCTAGTGCCTGGCTACATGTACAGTAGATTATGTAACACTCAAGGAGATGGTCTCAACACAGACCATGCCAGCTCTAGAGACTtttgtgtccccatgagctcaGGAGCTGGATATACTGATGATCATCCATTTAGAAATACACATTCTAAAGCTGTGGTTGCTGAGGAGGAAGCCCTGCCAGCTCTATCCTGGAAAAGGTCAAGAGCGGAGGATGAAGATTCAGACGCGATTAGCAGCAAACGAGTCCGGTGGTGCAATGAGTTTGATGACCAACACAGTGACGGCAGCACAGACACCACCCACTCTGAATATTCCAACAGCCTTGGTCGTTATAAGAATTGTCAAAATCATTCACTAAGAAATGCAGGTTTTGATGCCGTGGTTACTGAGGATGAATTCCTACTGTCTGCAACCAGGAAAAGATCTATGGAGAGAGATGAACAGGATTCTGAAGCGAGTAGCAGCAAACGATTCAGGTCGTGCCATGAGCTTGACGAAGGTGTCCCCGACGGTGCCAATACTGGACACTATAGCAACAATCAATATCGTCCAGGCAGGAATGCAGGTTCAGATTGTGCTGAGGCAGAACTCCTGTCTGCTCCATTCAAGAAAAGGTCAAGAGAGAAGGATGAACAGGACTCTGATACAAGTAACAACAAGTTCAGGTGGTGTGATGAGTTTAGTGACACAGACGGTGCTGACCTGGGTGCAGAAGTAACTGAGGAAAATCTTTGCTTGGCTCATCCTGGAAAACGTCAAGAGGGCATAAAAGAACCGTTCCGACTCTGTTGTTGGAGTTGCCGAGGGAAAGCCCCTGCAAAGTCCAATCCTAATGAGATCAAGAAAGCTGAGTAG